The stretch of DNA TTGGTCCGACGGTTACATTGTATGAAATAATTCCGGCACCGGGAGTTAGAATCAGTAAGATTAAAAATCTGGAAGATGATATAGCTTTAAGTTTGGCAGCTTTGGGTATTCGTATAATTGCGCCTATTCCGGGTAAGGGAACAATTGGAATTGAAGTGCCAAATGTAAATAAGCGTACAGTTGGTATGCGTTCATTACTTGCTTCAGAAAAGTTTCAGCATTCAAAAATGTCCTTACCGATGGCATTGGGAAAAAATATTGCCAATGAAATTTTTATTGCTGATTTAGCTACCATGCCTCACCTTTTGATGGCAGGTGCTACCGGGCAAGGTAAGTCTGTGGGTTTAAATGCTATTTTGGTATCATTACTATATAAGAAACATCCTTCAGAATTAAAATTTGTATTAGTAGACCCGAAAAAGGTTGAGTTAACACTTTTCAGACAAATTGAGCAGCATTATTTAGCCCAGTTACCGGGTGCGGGTGAACCAATAATTACGGACACTAAGGAAGTTATTTATACACTTCGGGCCTTATGTCAGGAAATGGATGATCGTTATGAATTATTAAAAATTGCGGCAGTTCGTAATATTAAAGAGTATAATGCAAAGTTTTTGGCCAGGCGATTAAATCCACAGAACGGCCATAAATACATGCCTTTCATTGTATTGGTTATTGATGAGTTTGCTGACTTAATGATGACTGCCGGTAAAGAAATTGAAACTCCTATCGCTCGTTTAGCTCAATTGGCACGTGCTATCGGCATACATTTGATTATAGCTACCCAAAGGCCTTCTGTAAATATTATTACAGGAACTATTAAGGCGAACTTTCCGGCCAGAATTGCTTTTAAAGTTTCTTCAAAAGTTGACTCCAGAACTATACTGGATGGCGGCGGAGCGGATCAGCTAATCGGAAGGGGAGATATGTTGCTTTCAATTGGAGGCGATATGATAAGGCTTCAGTGCGGATTTGTAGATACTCCGGAAGTCGAAAATGTTACTTCTTTCATTGGTGATCAAAGAGGATTCCCGGAGCCATATCTATTACCTGAAGTTGAAATGGATGACACAGATGAAACCGGAGATACAGATTCAGGTCCAAGAGATGCAAGATTTGAAGAGGCAGCCCGCTTAATCGTGCAACTTCAACAAGGCTCTACTTCTTTAATTCAAAGAAGATTAGGCGTTGGCTATGCCCGGGCAGGTAAACTTATCGATCAAATGGCTGCCGTGGGAATTGTCGGTCCGCATAAAGGAAGTAAAGCCAGGGAAGTACTTATCAAAGATGAAATGGAATTGGAACAATTTTTGAACAATTTAAATTGATTAATCATAGTTTGTATATAGTTTAATAATTCCCAGTAA from Chitinophagaceae bacterium encodes:
- a CDS encoding DNA translocase FtsK, producing the protein MGKTSKAGQAKTAQKKSGKTSNADGNVKKGTILKVSGLLLLLISLFLFISFTSYLFTYKVDNSEVFNNPWNYLFSINESEELHFESPSNIMGRVGAVTAHIFIYNGFGIASYGWVYLFFILGINLIFRKSIFKFLKNLKYTFLAVIWLSVTLSFLFGNMKFPFGGVFGNSLALRGADGLNSGWLIEFSGSIGTALIILFSLVIFLTVLYNFNFENLLKLSFWKGVITDKRVNEKDESFTQADDFNEQKYEVDNAGIEEDEDFVEKTTDIKEEIEDDFEIEFTQETKAEEPKTEKPKEDEKEEDLDLQIEKVSEEKEADPGSIESTYDPTAELSDFKFPTLDLLIEYSEEGVQIDEEELHKNKRQIVETLKNYNIEISKIKATIGPTVTLYEIIPAPGVRISKIKNLEDDIALSLAALGIRIIAPIPGKGTIGIEVPNVNKRTVGMRSLLASEKFQHSKMSLPMALGKNIANEIFIADLATMPHLLMAGATGQGKSVGLNAILVSLLYKKHPSELKFVLVDPKKVELTLFRQIEQHYLAQLPGAGEPIITDTKEVIYTLRALCQEMDDRYELLKIAAVRNIKEYNAKFLARRLNPQNGHKYMPFIVLVIDEFADLMMTAGKEIETPIARLAQLARAIGIHLIIATQRPSVNIITGTIKANFPARIAFKVSSKVDSRTILDGGGADQLIGRGDMLLSIGGDMIRLQCGFVDTPEVENVTSFIGDQRGFPEPYLLPEVEMDDTDETGDTDSGPRDARFEEAARLIVQLQQGSTSLIQRRLGVGYARAGKLIDQMAAVGIVGPHKGSKAREVLIKDEMELEQFLNNLN